DNA from Gemmatimonadota bacterium:
TGCGCCGGGCGCCGATACGGCGAAAGAAGCGATCCACGGGCGCATAGTCAAACAGTTCTATGCCCTGCCTGGACTTGAACATCCCCGTGGCCGCCTTGTCAAACAGGTAAAACAACGTGATCACCGTGGCGAGCACAAAGGGACCGACCGCCTCGCCGCCGGCACTGAGCATCCATCCCAGTGCCCAGTACCAGGTCAGTTCCCAGACCACGTCCAGGATGTGTTCGTAACGGTCCCCGAACCGGGTGCACCGCACCGTTACGCGGGCCAACTTGCCGTCGACACCGTCCAGCACCCCGACGATGAAAGCGATCACCAGTCCGGCGGCCAGGTATCCCGTGCCCATCTGCCCCGCGGCCAGAAGACCGGTGGTCAGAAAGGCGAGCAGTACGGAGAGAGTGGTTACCTGGTTCGGCGTCACAGTACTGGCCGAAATCCATTTCGTAAGCAGGTTTTCAAGGGGCGGATGGATGAACTCCGCGGGGAAATCCAGCGTGCCCTTCTGCGCGGCGTCGGTCAGCAGGGCCTCCGCCCGGCGGATCTTCAGGTCCGAATCGACGGCCAGCCACCAGGGTGGCAGACTTCGTCGCAGATCCACGATGTAGGGATCTATGTCGCGTAGGTCGAATACCGGGCAGGTCGATTCCTGCACCGAGTCCAGCGTGGACCACAGCGACTCGGAGCCGGTCCAGGACGTCGTGAGTCCTGCGAGAAGGTCCGCGTCCGCCACCAGCAGCCGGCAGGATTCCCTGACCGCCGAGTCCTCGGCTCTCCGGTTCGGGCCGCCGTCGATCATGGCCCGTAGAACCCGAGGGTCGTACAGGTGGCCGGCGTCCATGACCAGGGCCCTTTCGTCCTTCCCGGGCAGCCACCGGGTGGGGCTTTCGTCCGCACTTACGTAATCGACGGCGTCCAGTTCCCGGTACCAGCGATCGTCGAATCCGTCGACCCGGACGGTCGATCCCCGCCCGGGCGAAGGTCCGACGACCGTGACCCGCCGGGCCCCCAGGGAAGCGAAGACCCGGAGGTGCCGCTCCAGCAGCGAAATGCCGTAAATCGACCGGCCGGCTCCGGCCGCCAGGGCTTCCGTATCCGCGAACAGGACTACGCTGAATCTCATGGTCCGCCCCGTCCGCGCAAGCGCCGCAGGGCGACCCGGTCATCCTCTTCCAACCCCAGGAGACCCAGGACGCCGAGGTAGGTGGCCAGGAAAATCGTGGGCAGCGCGGCCATGCGAAGCCACGGGATATCCGGCGTGTAGTCGCCCGCCAGGTATGCGCACGCGAAGGCGGGGACCGCCGCGGCGCATGGCTTCAGGATGCGCCAGGACAGGGGAAGGATCCGGAACAGTTGATACACTTCGGCCAGGCGGATCAGCGTCAACAGCCCGAACGCCGCCAGCGTTCCCAGGGCGGCGCCCAGGATGCCCAGGGCCGGTATCAGCCACAGGTTCAGGACGAAATTGACCACCACGACCGCGACCGTATTCACGAGATTCAGCCAGGGCCGGCCCGACATGATGAGCACGGTATCGCCCGATCCCATGGCGGCGTATACGACCTGGCTCATGGCCAGGACGACCATCGTCATGAATCCCGAGACGAATTCGGGTCCGAACAGTCCAAGCAGTTCATTTCCGACCAGCGACACCACGCAGAGGAACGCCAGGCCGATGGTCAGCACCCACCGGGTGACCAGCCGCAGGTTGATCTCCAGCCGCCGCAGGTCGTTGCGGTGATTCAGTTCGGCCACGATGGGACTGAAAACGGGGTCGAACCACTGCCGGACTTTCTTGGTCACCAGGGCGATTTCGACCGCGATCACGTAAACGCCCACCTGTGCGGCCGGCAGAAAGTAGCCGACCATGAGCACGTCCAGGCGAATCATGAACATGTAGACCAGTTCATAGCCCATGACCGGCAGCGAGAAGCGGGTCAGCGGGGAGACGGCCCGCAGCGCGCGCAGGTGGACGAGACAGGCCCGCCAGGAATAGAACCTCGTAAACACGTAAACGGCGTATAGAAGGCCGCAGGCCAGCGCGGCCAGGTGGGCCGCGGCGATGCCGTAGGTACGCCAGCCCGCATAGAACAGGACACAGGCCGCTGCGAAAAGCACCAGCGGCTCGACCGCGCCCCGGACCATGGCGTCGTGCTTCATGACCTTGTGCGCCCGAGTGACGCCCAGGATGATCTGGGTCAGGGCGATGAGCGGCATGCCGACTGCCAGAAGCCGCAGCATGCCGGCAAGCCGGGGCTTGTCGAGCAGGCCGTCCGCCAGTGGGGCCGCAGCGGCATAGAGCGCGGCGCCGATCCCTGCGCTCAGCAGCAGGCCCACGCCCAGGGCCTGCGCGATGGTCCGGTGGATGGCCTCCGTTTCCCCGTCCTCGCGCATGCGCGGGATGAAATTGACCAGTCCCTTGTCCAGCGAGAACTGGCCGACCTTCGACACGAGGTCCACGATCGTCCAGCCGAGCATGTACAGACCGAAGATCTCGGCGCCGAACAGCCGCGTAAGGACGATGAACGACACGGACTTGATCAGCCGCGCTACCGTTCCGATGAAATTGACGGCCGCGCCCCGGGCGATCGTCGATGCGTCGGACCGGGACCGGGCCGAAGCCGGTTGCTCCTGGGTACGCGTCATGATGGGGAATTCGCCGGATCGGACTCGGGTCCTAGCTCGAGTCTGGCCCCGGGCTCGGGTTCGGGTCCGGGCTCGGGCCCGGGGGTCACCCTGTCCGCTTCGATCAACAGGGTCCATCCCCGTTGGTTCCCGGTGAATAGGTTGAAGACCGCGGATGCCATCCTGCCGGCCGATACCAGTCCCAACCGGATCACCGCCGCCGGGACCGCGTGCATGCGCTCCGTGGCGTAACTCAGCCGGATCAAGGCCAGGTCCAGCCGGGAACGAAGCAGGTACCGGTGCCTGATCAGTCTGAATCCACAGGCCTCCAGCAACAAGCCGACCGACGGATGCGTATAGAATTGCAGGACGCTGTGGCGTTTCCGGTGCTCGTCGCGCCAGGACTCGCCGATCTCCTCGAGGCTCAGGCTGTCCAGCGTCAGCAGGATGCGACCCCCGGGCCGCAACACGCGCCACATCTCACGCAGCGTCTGCCTGTCGTCCGGCAGGTGCTCGAAGACACACAGGCTCATGACCGTGTCGAACTGCCCAGACCGAAGGGGGAACGCGTCCGCATGGGCGCAAACGAAACCCGTGAAGGGCGTCTTGTGGTGGCCCTGGGCACGGCGCAACTGGTTCAGGTCCAGGTCGAAACCGAACACCCGGGCGCCCCGTAGGGCGACCCGGTAGTCATAGGTCCCTTCTCCGCAGCCGATATCGAGAATACGCTCGCCTTTGCGCGGCTTCAGCCAGCGTAACGCGGGGACCGTTTCCTGGGCCCTGCGGAAGTTGAAGTCCTTCCTGAGCCGGAGGGCGAAGAGTCCCCTTGCACGGTCCAGCAACCCGCTCATGAGCTTATGTCTCCGGCCACCGTCCGGTCCCGTGCCAGCAGCCTTCCCGTCGAAATGAATATGGCCAGTCCCATGGCCAGACCACCGGCGGTAACGGTCCAGAACATCCAGTTCAGCAGGTCGAGCGCGGCGAAACACAGCAGCAGCATGGTAAAGAAATCCCGTTTGGCCATCATCCTGAACAGGTTGAGCAGCCTGGAAAAGAAGCGGCGCCGCCGCCCGACGGCGTGCGCTGCGAAGGCCCGGTTGAACCGGACCAGGCTGCCGCTCCCCCCGGTCTGCAGCAGATAGTAGTACATCACGAGAATCGAGGCGGCCACCACGGCGACGGATCCCAGGCCGAGGGACCGGATTACCGTTTCCCCGGAGCCGCCCGCGTAGGCCCAGACCACGGCCGCGAAGAACGCCAGGTAGGTCAGGTTGTCCGTGATCGTATCGAGCCACGAGCCGTATTTCGATTCGCGGTAGGTCAGCACCGCCACCTCCCCGTCGCAGCCGTCGAGGATGGACGAAATCTGGAAAAGCAGCGCGCCCAGCAGCACCGACCAGTAGGTGCCGTCCAGCACGGACCACGCCCCGGCCAGGCCGGTAAGGAAAGTGGCCAGGGTCACCATGTTCGGAGTGACCGGCGTCCGGACCAGCCATCGGCTGATGCGGGTCGAAACCGGCCGGTTGATATGCCGGGATACCCAGCCGTCGGTGGGTTTTACGAGGCGTCCCAGCAGGGCCCTTTCGCCCTGGTCCAGCATCTCGGGCGTATCTACGTCCTGCCAGTAACCATCACCCACGTCGAAGGCGCGCATCCGCCCTTCCGCGGCAAGCGCCCGAATCCCGTCGCTCAACGCGCAACCCTCCGGTCCGTCCTCGGCATCGAGGGCATCGAACAGGGCTGGCGTACAGAGGAACATGCCGGTGTCGACCGCGTTGAACGCTTGCAGTTCCTTGTCGATGCGCACCACTTTATCTCCGTGCACTTCGACCTTGGTCGCATCGTCCACGTCGTACACGCGGTCGATTTTCCGGTCGACGGCGAGCAGGCACTCCCCGTCCGCCACCGGTACCTCGAGCAGACGCTCCAGCGTCCGTTGCTCGAAGAGGTGATCGGCCATGAGCAGCACGAACGGTTCCGCCAGGCAGGAGCGGGCGGCCAGGGCGGAAACCCCGTTGGGCAGATGCCATCGTTCGTTGTGCACCCATTCGATCTCGAGGGTGTCCAGGCCGGGATCGTTTGAAAGGACCTCGTGAAATTGGTCCGCCTCGTACCCCGTAACGATCACGAAACGCTTTACGCCGGCCCGTGCGGCCGTCAAAATGATCCGCTTGATCAACGGCACGCCGCATAGCTTCAACAGGGGTTTGGGCACCGGGCCGGTGACGGCCTGCAGGCGCACGCCCGCGCCGCCGGCAATGATGAGCGCCGGGGTCGCTCTTCGGAGATGATGATCCATTTGCTAAAGATTCAGATGGCCATGTGGACGAAGGAAGAAGCTAGAAGATCGCGGAGAAGCCCAGCGTCATCTCCGGGTAAGGACGAGAGATGACATCCAGTTCCTTCCGGTAGGATGCCTGAACGACCACGGCGACGTGCCGTTCCCAGAAGTAACGCAGCCCGACCCCGGCGTCGATCATGGTCATGTTCCGGTTCTGCGGCCTGATTTCCAGACCGGCGCCCCAGCCGAAGAATGGCGTGAAGGAATCGCCCGGAACGAGTAGATTGTACCGGTAGAAGGCGCCGATCCGGGTGATCCGTTCGGCCTGCTCTTCCTCGGAGGTCTCAATTACCGTACCCTGCGCCGACGAGGTCCCGAATCCGGCCAGTCTCCGGGCTCGAAGGAGGGAACCGCCGTACGGGGCGCCGGAGGACCGCCGTGTATCGTCAAAAACTTCCGTATCGTTGGGCCTTCGAATGGAAAACACGCCGCCGAACTGGTGGATCGGTGTAATGAAATAGCCGGCGCTCAGGGAGACCGTACCGGGATCGAACAGCTCGTTGCCGGTCCGTCCCACGCCCTGCACCTCGATACGTCCCTGCCTGGCCTGGTTCCCCGTCGACAGGGTCCGAGCCGGGATGACCGGGGCGGCGGCATGTCCGAACACGGCAGGGTTGATCCGTTCCCGCTCCGTGGATCCAAATATCCCGTCCGGGGGTCGGACAGCCGGTTTTTGCATCATGACGGCCATGGACCGGCGCGGCGCGGGCCGGCCGTCTACCATGGTCCGGCGATTGGCGGGACGGGCTGGCGGCAGGGGTGCGTCGGCCACCCGCGCGACCTGCGTCTCGGGACCTGCATCTTCGTGATGCGGCGTACCGGGCGCCGTATCGATCCGGACGGGAACCGTCGGTTCGCCGGGCATGCTCGTCCGCGGCGGTACGGGTGCGTCTCCGGGTATCTCGACTGCCGGCCGCAACAGGGGCATGACCGCGATCAGCGAGCAGATACCGGCGGCCAGCAACGGGAAGAAGGCGCGGTCCTTCCGGTTCACCGTCGAACCAAGCACGTCCCGGATACGCTGGGCTGCCGTGGAGGCCGACCGCGCCAGTTCGAGGGCGGCCTGCCAGTGCGTCCGGGCCGTGCCCGTGGCTACCTTTAACAGGGTGGACGCATAGCGCTCCGGCTGCCTGGAAACACGGACGACGTCCGCATCGCAGGCCCGCTCCGCTTCGATCCCGGCCCGGTACGCGGCGTACCATACCGCCGGGTGGAAGAAGAAAAAGAACCTGCTGAACTGGACCAGGAAGACCGTAAGGTGGTCCCGCCGGGCATAGTGGGCTAGTTCATGAAGCAGGACTTGCCTGAGTTCCGCGCTGGAGAGCTCCAGGATGCACCAGGAGGGGATCACGACGGCGGGGCGACCGGCGGCGATCAGGACGGGCACCTCGAACTCGTCGGAGACCCGCAGGGCCACT
Protein-coding regions in this window:
- a CDS encoding NTP transferase domain-containing protein yields the protein MDHHLRRATPALIIAGGAGVRLQAVTGPVPKPLLKLCGVPLIKRIILTAARAGVKRFVIVTGYEADQFHEVLSNDPGLDTLEIEWVHNERWHLPNGVSALAARSCLAEPFVLLMADHLFEQRTLERLLEVPVADGECLLAVDRKIDRVYDVDDATKVEVHGDKVVRIDKELQAFNAVDTGMFLCTPALFDALDAEDGPEGCALSDGIRALAAEGRMRAFDVGDGYWQDVDTPEMLDQGERALLGRLVKPTDGWVSRHINRPVSTRISRWLVRTPVTPNMVTLATFLTGLAGAWSVLDGTYWSVLLGALLFQISSILDGCDGEVAVLTYRESKYGSWLDTITDNLTYLAFFAAVVWAYAGGSGETVIRSLGLGSVAVVAASILVMYYYLLQTGGSGSLVRFNRAFAAHAVGRRRRFFSRLLNLFRMMAKRDFFTMLLLCFAALDLLNWMFWTVTAGGLAMGLAIFISTGRLLARDRTVAGDISS
- a CDS encoding oligosaccharide flippase family protein; its protein translation is MDPVDRSGQGDPRARARTRTRARGQTRARTRVRSGEFPIMTRTQEQPASARSRSDASTIARGAAVNFIGTVARLIKSVSFIVLTRLFGAEIFGLYMLGWTIVDLVSKVGQFSLDKGLVNFIPRMREDGETEAIHRTIAQALGVGLLLSAGIGAALYAAAAPLADGLLDKPRLAGMLRLLAVGMPLIALTQIILGVTRAHKVMKHDAMVRGAVEPLVLFAAACVLFYAGWRTYGIAAAHLAALACGLLYAVYVFTRFYSWRACLVHLRALRAVSPLTRFSLPVMGYELVYMFMIRLDVLMVGYFLPAAQVGVYVIAVEIALVTKKVRQWFDPVFSPIVAELNHRNDLRRLEINLRLVTRWVLTIGLAFLCVVSLVGNELLGLFGPEFVSGFMTMVVLAMSQVVYAAMGSGDTVLIMSGRPWLNLVNTVAVVVVNFVLNLWLIPALGILGAALGTLAAFGLLTLIRLAEVYQLFRILPLSWRILKPCAAAVPAFACAYLAGDYTPDIPWLRMAALPTIFLATYLGVLGLLGLEEDDRVALRRLRGRGGP
- a CDS encoding CDP-alcohol phosphatidyltransferase family protein, which translates into the protein MRFSVVLFADTEALAAGAGRSIYGISLLERHLRVFASLGARRVTVVGPSPGRGSTVRVDGFDDRWYRELDAVDYVSADESPTRWLPGKDERALVMDAGHLYDPRVLRAMIDGGPNRRAEDSAVRESCRLLVADADLLAGLTTSWTGSESLWSTLDSVQESTCPVFDLRDIDPYIVDLRRSLPPWWLAVDSDLKIRRAEALLTDAAQKGTLDFPAEFIHPPLENLLTKWISASTVTPNQVTTLSVLLAFLTTGLLAAGQMGTGYLAAGLVIAFIVGVLDGVDGKLARVTVRCTRFGDRYEHILDVVWELTWYWALGWMLSAGGEAVGPFVLATVITLFYLFDKAATGMFKSRQGIELFDYAPVDRFFRRIGARRNTNVLLLLAGMAVGMLEEAFTCVAIWTVITAAFHWTRAIWLLSQPSPADRS
- a CDS encoding class I SAM-dependent methyltransferase, with the translated sequence MSGLLDRARGLFALRLRKDFNFRRAQETVPALRWLKPRKGERILDIGCGEGTYDYRVALRGARVFGFDLDLNQLRRAQGHHKTPFTGFVCAHADAFPLRSGQFDTVMSLCVFEHLPDDRQTLREMWRVLRPGGRILLTLDSLSLEEIGESWRDEHRKRHSVLQFYTHPSVGLLLEACGFRLIRHRYLLRSRLDLALIRLSYATERMHAVPAAVIRLGLVSAGRMASAVFNLFTGNQRGWTLLIEADRVTPGPEPGPEPEPGARLELGPESDPANSPS
- a CDS encoding M48 family metalloprotease, translating into MIDSIHAIGLFERFGRQVVDLLWLPSLEALLLGVLVWVLLFVNPGCPARIRHFLWLLVLAKPLLTLVLPWHGPFEIPWASMAGHGVPAAGGHNALASGVYAVAGLVWMGFAGFGLYRIGSSVITMTRRRRRSVPVAVPWVAALFDRCLAESGLKRKVALRVSDEFEVPVLIAAGRPAVVIPSWCILELSSAELRQVLLHELAHYARRDHLTVFLVQFSRFFFFFHPAVWYAAYRAGIEAERACDADVVRVSRQPERYASTLLKVATGTARTHWQAALELARSASTAAQRIRDVLGSTVNRKDRAFFPLLAAGICSLIAVMPLLRPAVEIPGDAPVPPRTSMPGEPTVPVRIDTAPGTPHHEDAGPETQVARVADAPLPPARPANRRTMVDGRPAPRRSMAVMMQKPAVRPPDGIFGSTERERINPAVFGHAAAPVIPARTLSTGNQARQGRIEVQGVGRTGNELFDPGTVSLSAGYFITPIHQFGGVFSIRRPNDTEVFDDTRRSSGAPYGGSLLRARRLAGFGTSSAQGTVIETSEEEQAERITRIGAFYRYNLLVPGDSFTPFFGWGAGLEIRPQNRNMTMIDAGVGLRYFWERHVAVVVQASYRKELDVISRPYPEMTLGFSAIF